ATCGTGTCGCGCTCGCAGAAATCGGTGACGCTGTCGCCGGAAGCCGCCGCCGCCATCGGCCTCGCCAAGGCCACGGCATCGCCGGCCGAGATCATCGGCGCAATCCTGAGGGCCGAGGTCGATCTGCTCTGGTTCGGCGGCATCGGCACCTATGTGCGTGGCTCGGGCGAGACGAACCAGGAGGTCGGCGACCGCGCCAACGACGCCATCCGCGTCACAGCCGCGGAGGTGCGCGCCAAGGTCGTCGGCGAGGGCGCGAATCTCGGCGTCACGCAGCGGGCCCGTATCGAGTTCGGGCTTGCCGGTGGCGCCTGCAACTCGGACGCGATCGACAATTCGGCAGGCGTCAATTCCTCCGACATCGAGGTCAATATCAAGATCGGCCTGGCGGCGGCCATGCGGAAGGGCTCGCTCACCAGGCCGGCCCGCAACAAGCTGCTGGCGGAGATGACCGGGGAGGTCGCCCGGCTGGTGCTCTCCAACAATTACGAACAGACGCTGGCGCTCTCCGTCGCGCAGAAGCATGGCATGACGGACCTGCCGCACCATGCGCGCTTCGTCACCGTCATGGAGCAGCGGGGATTGCTCGATCGCGCGGTCGAGGCGCTGCCATCGTCCGTCGGCTTCTCGCAGCGCGAGGCGCGCAGGGAGCCGCTGACGAGGGCGGAACTGGGAGTCCTGCTCGCCTACGCCAAGATCGTGCACTTCTCCGACATCCTGGCGACCGACGTGCCGGACGATCCGTACTTCTCGCACGACCTGTCGCTCTATTTTCCCGACCGGATGGAGAAGAAGTACGCCGCAGAGATCGCCGGCCACAGGCTGCGGCGGGAGATCATCACGCGGGTGCTGAGCAACGACCTCATCAATCGCGGCGGTCCGGCCTTTGTCACCCGGCTCCAGGACGCCACGGGGCGAACCGTGCGGGAAATCGTGCGCGCGTTCGCCATCGTGCGTGACGGTTTCGGCCTGCCCGCGCTCTATCGCGACATCGACGCACTCGACAACAAGATCGACGGCCAGGTGCAGCTTGACCTCTATGTGGCCGTCGGCCGCCTTCTCTACGCCGCGAGCGCGTGGGACCTCGAGAACGGGACCGGGGACCTTCCCATCGGCGAGCAGATCGCGGGGCTCATCGAGGCGCGCAAGGTCCTCGAGCCGAAGCTCGTCGAGCTTCTGCCGCAGTATACGAAGGAGCGCATCGAGGAGCGCCGGCATGGCCTCGTCAAGGCCGGCGCTCCGGACGCGCTGGCCGAGCGCCTCGCCATGCTGGATGTGATCGAACTGATACCCGACATCGTGCTGGTGGCCCGCGCCGGCGGAGGCGCTGCTGCCGCGAAGAAAGGGCCGGTGGACTTGCTGGCGGCCGGCAAGGCGTTCTTTGCGGTCAGCGACGCCTTCCGCATCACCCGCATCGAGGACGCCGCCCAGGGGATCGCCACCCCGGACTATTACGACAGCCTGGCGCTGGCGCGCGCGCTTGACATGATCGGGGCCGCCCGCCGCGGCATGGCCGTGCAGGCGCTCGCCACCTACGGCAAGACCGACGACCCCGTTGGCGAGTGGCTGCGTGTCGGCGGCGACCGCGTCGCCAGATCGCGCGAACGGCTGCTGGCTCTCACCGAAGGCGACATCAGCGTGTCGCGGTTGACCGTCGCCGCCGGCCTGATGAACGACCTGGTGGCGGTTTGAGAACAGGTAGCCCATTGAAAATAAACTGATATACGGGTGGTATATCATGGCCGTTGAGACGAGACTTGCACCGTTCCTGATGTTCGAAGGACGGGCGGAGGAGGCGATGACCTTCTACATCTCGCTGATCCCCGACAGTCGCGTCCTGAGCATCGAGCGCTATGGAGCGGCGGGACCCGGCAAGGAAGGGTCGGTGGTCGTCGCCAGCTTCTCGCTTGGCGGCACGACGGTCATGTGCAGCGACAGTCACGTGAAGCATGGGTTCACCTTCACGCCCTCGACGTCGCTGTTCCTCACCTGCGCGTCTGAGGAGGAGATCGGCCGCATGGCGGCCGCGCTCTCCGAAGGCGGACAGTTTCTGATGCCTCCGGGCAGCTACGGCTTCAGCCGCAGGTTTGCATGGGTGAACGACCGCTTCGGCGTTTCGTGGCAACTCAATCTGCCTTGAGGCAAGCTCGCCGTTCCAGTGGGGCGGGCGCGCGACCGTCGCGGCATTCAGGATGTTAGGCTACGCATTGCAGCGTCGGGTACGACCGGCGCAACGAGGGGGAGCGAATGACCGCAATCACATCCGAGGCCGCGCCGCGGCGCGGCGTCTACGGCTGGATGTTGTTCGACTGGGCCGCGCAGCCTTTCTTCACCGTCGTCACCACCTTCATCTTCGGACCCTACTTCGTCTCGCGCGTGGCCTCGGATCCGGCGCTCGGGCAGGCGGCGTGGGGCTACGCCATCGCGGCGGCCGGCTTCGTCATCGCGATTCTGTCTCCGGTGCTCGGCTCGATCGCCGACCAGACCGGGCCGCGCAAGCCCTGGATCGGCTTCTTCGCCGTCATCAAGATTGCGTCGCTCTGCATGCTGTGGATTGCGGCGCCCGGCTCCAGCCTCGTACTCGTCCTCTTCTTTTTCGCGCTGGCGTCCATCGCCGCCGAGTTCTCCATCGTCTTCAACGACTCGATGATGCCGCGGCTGGTGCCGCAGGAGCAGATCGGCCGGGTATCCAACATCGCATGGGGCCTCGGCTATCTCGGCGGCATGATCATGCTGATCTTCGTCATGGCGGCGATCTCGGCTTCGCCCCAGACCGGCAAGACGCTCCTCGGCCTCGATCCTCTGTTCGGCCTCGATCCCAGCCAGGGCGAGGATGCCCGAGCCACCGGCCCTATGGCCGCCATCTGGTATTTCGTCTTCATCCTGCCGATGTTCTTCTTCACCCCTGACAGCGGCAAGGGAATGCCGATCGGGAAGGCCGTGAAGGCCGGGCTCTCCGAGCTGAAGGAGACGCTCCGCGAGGCGCGTCGGCGCGGCGGTATCCTGCGCTTCCTGGTCGCGCGCATGATATATCAAGACGGCGTCAACGCGCTGCTGGCGCTCGGCGGCGCGTTCGCGGCGTTGATGTTCGGCTGGTCGATCATCGAGCTCGGCCTGTTCGGCATCATGCTCAACGTCGTCGCCATCTTCGGGTGCCTGATCGCCAGCCGGCTCGACACGAAGCTAGGCTCGAAGGCGGTGGTTCTGATGTCCATTGTATCGCTGACGATTGCGACGATCGGCATCGTGTCCACCGGCCCGGGCTTTACCTTGTTCGGGCTGCTGCAGTTCGGGCCGGCCGATTCCGGCGGGCTCTTCGGCACCGCGGCGGAGAAGTGCTACATCCTCTACGGAGCGCTGATCGGCATCGCCTTTGGGCCGGTGCAGGCCTCATCGCGTTCCTACATGGCGCGCAGCGTCAGCGCGGACGAGGCGGGGCGCTATTTCGGCATCTACGCGCTTGCCGGTCGCGCCACCAGCTTTCTCGCCCCCTTCCTCGTGGCGACCGTGACCGCGACAAGCGGATCGCCCCGCCTCGGGATGGCGACGATCATCCTCTTCCTGGTGGGCGGCTTCCTGATCTTGCTCCGCACACCCTATCCGGCCGACAATCCGAACGGCTGAGGGGCGGCGAGTGATTTTACGGGGAAGGGGCGGTCCATCCTCACCCAGCCCAGAGGGGAGGGACGGGGAGCGCGATAAGCGCGTTGGCTACGCCAAAAACTCCGCCTGCGGGTCCGCCGCCAGCGCTTCGACCGTATGCGCCTGAAGACGGGCGGCCACAGCCGCTGCGTCGCCTTCGAGCGCTGCGGCGGCAATCGGCTTGCCTACGGTGATCTTGTAGGCGCGGCCGGTCTTGTTCAGCAGCTCGTGGAACACGGTGATATCGCGCAGGTCGGTCGAGAAACGTGACAGGAAGTAGAACAGGCCGGAGTTGCGCGCCCGGATGTTGACCGGCACGACCGGGCAGGCGTAGCGACGCGCCAGCGCGACGATGGACGATTGCCAGGGCCTCTCGGTCAGTTTCCCTTCGTGCCAGTAGGCGATGCGGCCCGAGGGAAATAGCACCACCATGCGCTTCGAGGCGAACGCACGGGCGGTCATCTCGAGCGTGTCGCGGCCTTTCGCATGGCTCTTCTCGCCGGCGCGCCATTCCACGGGGATTACGAGGTCGCGAAATCCGGCCGCCACCCTCAGGGCGTCGCGATTGGCGAAGAAGACCATGTCGGCCCGCCGCGCCTTGAAGGCGTCGAACACCGCGATGCCGTCGGCGATCCCCGTCGGATGGCTGGGCGCGAGGATGACCGGACCCTCGGCGGGGACGTTTTCCAGCCCCTCCACCACCAATTCGAGTTGCAGCAGGCGGCTCAGATACTCCATCGCGGCAAAGCCGGACAGGTCGCGCACGTCGTCCGCCATCCGTACCGCCTTGCGGTAGTGGAAGGCCCGCATCAGAAGCGGCCGCACGAACGGCCAGACCGGATTCCGCGCCAGATTGAGCGAGCGCTCGGCGATGAGCTGATCGACGATGTGCGGATGCAGCTGCCCCTCTGCACTGTCCATCAGTCCGGCCGCGGCGTCAGCTTGGGCGCTGGGCAGCGGATTGGGCAGGGGCATTCTCCACTCCATCTGGCGCTGCTTGCGCCCGAACGATGACGGGCGCATGACGAACCGCCATACAGTGGCAAAGTTCCCCGCTATCTGCCACCATGTCGTGCGAGGTCCTGCGCGACCGCGAGACTGAGCAGCTGGGCAAGTTCGCGGGCTGCACGGTTCTCGGCGTCGCGTTGTGCACGATAGGCCGCGAATTCCTGCCGGGGAATGTCGTACTGCGAGGCGATCTGCCGGGATCCGGTGGCGATCGGCTTCTGGGTCGCGGCGTCGAACAGCGTGTAGTTGGAATACACGGTCACGGTGGCCGCCGTGGGCTCGCTCACCGACGTTGTCTGCGAGATGGTCGATATTTCGCGCTGCGCCACGACGCCGAGCTCAAGCTCGTATGTGGGCGTCGAGGTCTGCGCCTGGCCCCCGTTGAACAGGAAGATGAGCTGGTTGCGTACTTCCTGACCGTAGCGCGTCTTCGACGGCTTAATGAAGACCGAGGAAAGCGCGGCGTTGGTGGTTTCGCCGCCCGGCGTCAGTGCCGCATCCGAATAAAGCGGCCTCACCGTGCAGCCCGCGGCGCTCGCGCCGAGAACCGCCGCCAGCACCGCGATGGAGACTGCACGCATCATCCGCATTCCTTCGAGCCTCGTTCAGGCAACGACATTGACGATCCTCTGCGGGACGACGATGACCTTACGCGGCGGCTTGCCGTCGAGCGCCTTGATCACCGCGTCGAGCTCCAGCGCCGCCTTCTCGACGGCAGCTTGATCTGCGTCGCGCGCAATTGTCAAATCGCCGCGCTTCTTGCCGTTCACCTGCACAGGATAGGTGATGTCGTTGTCGACGATGAGCGCAGGATCGAACTGCGGCCATGCCTGGCCGGCCACCATGCCCTTGCCGCCGAGCGCCGCCCAGCATTCCTCGGCCAGATGCGGCATCATCGGCCCGATCATTACGATGAGCATTTCGAGCGCCTGCTTGAGCGCGCCCTTGAATGCCGCATCGGTGGTCGTTGGCAGGGATGCGACCGGCGCCTGCAGGGTGTTCGCAAGCTCGTAGAGCCGCGCCACCGCCCTGTTGAAGGCGAGCTTCTCGATGTCGTCGCCGACCGCCTTCACCGCCTTGTGCGCCGCCTTGGAGATCGCAGCCGCTTCGCTGTCGGCGCCTGCTGCCGCGGCAATGCCTGCCAGATGCGGCGCGGCCTCCGAAACCATGCGCCAGATGCGCTGCAGGAAGCGATGCGCCCCTTCGGCGCCGGCCTCGGTCCAGATCACGTCGCGGTCCGGCGGCGAATCGGACAGCATAAACCAGCGGGCCGTATCGGCGCCGTAGCTGGCGATGATGTCGTCCGGGTCGACCACGTTCTTGCGCGACTTCGACATCTTCTCGATCGAGCCGATCTCGACCGGGGAGCCGTCGGCGAGAAGCGAGGCGCGGCGCTGGCCGTCCACGTCCTCGATCCTGATCTCGGCAGGCGTGACCCAGCCGTTCGGGCCCTTGTACGTCTCGTGGACCACCATACCCTGTGTGAACAGGCCCTCGAACGGCTCCTCGACGGCGTTCAGGTGGCCGGTGACCTTCATCATCCGGGTGAAGAAGCGCGAATAGAGCAGGTGCAGGATCGCGTGCTCGATGCCGCCGATGTACTGGTTCACGGCGAGCCAGCCGTTCGGGCCATCGACATGGGCGAGGTCGGTCGGACGTTCCTCGTCGCACGGATTCACGAACCGCGCGAAGTACCAGGACGAATCGACGAAGGTGTCCATCGTGTCCGTGTCGCGGCGCGCATCCTTGCCGCATTTCGGGCAGGCGGCATGCTTCCACGTCGGATGATGGTCGAGCGGGTTGCCGGGCTTGTCGAAGCTGACGTCGGACGGCAGTTCGACCGGCAACTGGGCCGCCGGCACGGGCTGCGAGCCGCAATCGTCGCAATGGATGACCGGGATCGGGCAGCCCCAGTAGCGCTGGCGCGAGATCAGCCAGTCGCGCAGGCGGAACTGCACCTTGCGCTCGCCCTGCGGCCGGTTGCCGATGGTCTGCTCGCCGAGCAGTCGCGCAACTTCCTCGAAGGCTTCCTTGGGCTTCATGCCGTCGAGGAAGCGCGAATTGATCATCACGCCGTCGTCGACATAGGCCTCGTCGATGATCTGGAAGGTCTTGGCCTCGGCATCCTCCGGCATCACCACCGGAACGACCGGCAGGCCGTACTTGTTGGCGAAGTCGAGGTCGCGCTGGTCGCCCGACGGGCAGCCGAAGATGGCGCCTGTGCCATATTCCATCAACACGAAATTCGCGACGTAGATCGGCAGAGTCCAGGAGGGATCGAACGGATGCACGACCCGCAGGCCGGTGTCGAAGCCGCGCTTCTCCGCCGTCTCCAGCTCCGCGGCCGACGTGCCGACACGTTTGATCTCAGTGATGAAGGCCGCGAGATCCTCGTTGAGCTCGGCCGCCTTCCTGGCCAGGGGATGGTCCGCCGCAATCGCCATGAAGGACGCGCCGAAGATGGTGTCGGGCCGTGTGGTATAGACCTCCAGCTCGCTGGCGCCGGGCGGCGGGTTGGCGATCGCCCAGCGGACCAGCATGCCCTCGGAGCGGCCGATCCAGTTCGACTGCATCAGCTTGACCTTCTCCGGCCAGCGATCAAGCGTCTCCAGGCCGTCGAGCAGCTCCTGGCTCATCGAGGTGATCTTGAAGAACCATTGCGTGAGATCGCGCTGCTCGACCAGGGCGCCCGAGCGCCAGCCGCGCCCGTCGATCACCTGCTCGTTGGCGAGCACGGTCATGTCCTCGGGATCCCAGTTGACCTTGGCCGACTTGCGTTCGACAAGGCCGGCCTTCCAGAAATCCAGGAACAGTCTCTGCTGCTGCTTGTAGTAACTCGGGTCGCAGGTCGCGAATTCGCGCGTCCAGTCCCAAGAGAAGCCCAGCGTCCGCAGCTGGCCCTTCATCGTCTCGATATTGGCGTAGGTCCACTCGCGCGGGTTGACCTTGTTGTCGCGCGCCGCGTTCTCGGCGGGCAGGCCGAAGGCGTCCCAGCCGAAAGGATGCAGCACGTTGAAGCCCATGGCGCGCTTGTAGCGCGTCAGCACGTCGCCCAGCGTGTAGTTGCGCACATGGCCCATGTGGATGCGCCCCGACGGATACGGGAACATCTCGAGCACATAGTACTTCGGGCGCGGGTCGTCGTTCTTCGTCTCGAAGAGCTTGGCGTCGTCCCAGGCTTTCTGCCACTTGGGTTCGGACGCACGCGGATTGTATCGTTCGGTTGCCATCACCGGATTTTCACTTGATAAAGCGGGCGATTTTGGTTCGGGGCGGACCTTCACCATGGTTTGCCGGACCCGTCAACCGCATGTGGCTGTGACACAACCGTGGAAATGACTGAATTGAGTGGCGGTGAGGCATGAACGACGCGGTGCAAAGCCTGGCGCAGGTGCGCCAGAACATCGATGCGGCTGAACGCGGCGCGGGGCGCGATCCCGGCGGCGTGACGCTGGTCGCGGTGTCGAAGACCTTCGGCGCCGACGACATCCGTCCGGTCATCGAAGCCGGCCAGCGCGTCTTCGGCGAGAACCGCGTCCAGGAGGCGCAGGCCAAGTGGCCGGGGCTGAAGGCCGACTTCCCCGACCTGGAGCTTCATCTCATCGGGCCGTTGCAGTCGAACAAGGCCAAGGAGGCCGTCGCGCTGTTCGACGTGATCGAGACGGTCGATCGCGAGAAGATCGCCGCCGAACTCGCCAGGGAGATCGCCAGGCAGGGTAGGGCGCTGCGTCTCTACGTGCAGGTCAACACTGGTTCGGAGCCGCAGAAGGCGGGGATCGAGCCGACAGACGCGGTCGCTTTCGTGAAAAGGTGCCGCGAGGTGCACGGCCTGGCGATCGAGGGGCTCATGTGCATTCCTCCATTCGACGAAAATCCCGGCCCGCATTTCGCGCTGCTGGAAAAGCTCGCCCGGGAGGCGGACGTTGCAAAGCTCTCGATGGGCATGTCGGGCGACTACGAGACGGCCATCGCCTTCGGCGCCACCAGCGTCCGCGTCGGCAGTGCGATCTTTGGCGCGCGATAGCGAATCGCTTTTCTCGGTATCGAGCTACTCGTCGCCCTGTCGCAGGCTGATGTGGATCAGTCCATTCGGGCTTCGTGCGGAAAGCCTGCCGTCGACCGCAAATCCCTGTGCCCCCAGCTTCTCCTCGACGAGCCGCGCCACCTTGTCGGCCTGCCCGGCCGAGGGCGCTTCATAGAACAGTTCGAGCCTGCCGCCGGGCTTCAGGATCCGCCGAATCACAGGCAGTTCGCGGGCTGGATCGAGCCAGAACAGGTTGACGTTGATGGCGAAGGCGACGTCGAAGGCGGCGTCATACCCGCTCAGATCGGCAAGCGTATTGGTCAGTACCTGCAGCCTGCCCGCCTCGGCATGCGCGCGGTTCTCCGGACGTTCGCGCGTCGCCTCCGTCGCCGTCGAGGAGCGATCGATCGCGACAAGACGTCCGCCGGTCAGGCGATCGCTCACCAGCGTCGCGGCGACGCCCCGCCCGCAGCCGATCTCCAGCACCGCTTCATGTCCGCCAAGCGCCAGCCGTTCGACCGCCCATGAGATGCGCTCGGGAATCGCCGGCTTCGCCATTCGCCCTCCATGTCCCGGCACAGGAAAGCCGACTTCCGTGGCGGGTGCAACCTCGACGCGATTCCGGTATTCCGTCGATCGCCTGCCGGTGCGTCTGGAAACTTCCGGCGTTCCAACTAATATCGCGCGAAACCATCCATTGAGGGGTCAAGATGGAATTTGCATTTCCCTGGCCGATGACGTCGGGCGAATGGCGCGCCTGGGCCAGTGCGGCAGCCACGGTGCTGTTCGGGCTCGTCCTCCTGTTTGCGCCGCGCCTATCGTTCCGCCTGCTCAGGCTGAAGACCCGGGACGGCAAGCCGGAAGCGATCGCCGAGGCCAGGAGCACAATGGCCGGCTTCTATCTCGGCCTCGGCGTGTGTTGCGTTCTGTTGGGCAATCAACCCTTTCTTTACAATGCGCTCGGGTTCTCGTGGCTTTTCGCGGCCTTCGGTCGGGTTATCTCGATGCTGTCCGACGGCGGCAACAAGCCGTTCAACTGGATCGCGCTCGTGATACAGCTGGTCCTCGCGGCGCTGCCGCTGGGCTTTGTCTTCGGCGTTTTTCCCTAAGCCGACGGAGGTCGTCGGCTGCGCGGGAGGTGGCTGCGACAAACAGTGCAAAAAGCTTGTCTGTCATCGTGTTGCGACTCTCTAACGCCTGTGCTAGACGGCAATCGACTTTCGGCCGGGGAAGCCGTTTCTCAGCATCTTCCGGGCGCAAAATTTCAACTAGGTCAAAGATTTAGCCAGAGCGTCAAGCTTCGCGCCATCAAATCTTCCGGCCTGTCAGACGAGAGAACCGACGGTCCGTGGCAACCTCCAGCTCGCCAATTTCAGGTGTCGCCGAGCGCTATGCGCGATCTCTTTTCGATCTGGCGCTCGAATCCAAGTCGATCGCGGCCGTCGAGGCCGATCTTGGCCGTTTCGAGGCGCTTCTGGAAGGCAGCGAGGACCTTAAGCGGCTGATCTACAGCCCTGTCTTCTCTGCCGACGACCAGTTCAAGGCGATCGTCGCGATCGCCGACAAGGCAAGGATCACGGGCCTGGTGGGTAATTTCCTGCGCGTCGTCGCCCGCAACCGCCGCCTTTTTGTGCTGCCCGGCATCATCCGCGGGTTCCGTCGCGTCGCTGCCGAGCATCGCGGCGAAGTCGCTGCCGACGTGACGTCGGCGCATGCGCTGACGGCTGCCCAGCAGGCCGAACTCAAGGCGGCGCTGAAGGGCGTTGCCGGCAAGGAGGTCGCGATCTCATTGACCGTCGATCCGTCGCTGCTCGGCGGCATGGTGGTCAGGATGGGCTCGCGCCAGATCGATACGTCGCTCAAAACCAAACTCAATTCGCTTAAGCTCGCACTGAAAGAGGTCGGCTGATGGACATCCGCGCCGCGGAAATTTCCGCAATCCTCAAGGACCAGATCAAGAACTTCGGCAAGGAAGCCGAGGTCTCCGAGGTCGGTCAGGTTCTGTCCGTCGGTGACGGCATTGCCCGCGTCTACGGTCTCG
This portion of the Mesorhizobium shangrilense genome encodes:
- a CDS encoding VOC family protein, whose translation is MAVETRLAPFLMFEGRAEEAMTFYISLIPDSRVLSIERYGAAGPGKEGSVVVASFSLGGTTVMCSDSHVKHGFTFTPSTSLFLTCASEEEIGRMAAALSEGGQFLMPPGSYGFSRRFAWVNDRFGVSWQLNLP
- a CDS encoding MFS transporter, with protein sequence MTAITSEAAPRRGVYGWMLFDWAAQPFFTVVTTFIFGPYFVSRVASDPALGQAAWGYAIAAAGFVIAILSPVLGSIADQTGPRKPWIGFFAVIKIASLCMLWIAAPGSSLVLVLFFFALASIAAEFSIVFNDSMMPRLVPQEQIGRVSNIAWGLGYLGGMIMLIFVMAAISASPQTGKTLLGLDPLFGLDPSQGEDARATGPMAAIWYFVFILPMFFFTPDSGKGMPIGKAVKAGLSELKETLREARRRGGILRFLVARMIYQDGVNALLALGGAFAALMFGWSIIELGLFGIMLNVVAIFGCLIASRLDTKLGSKAVVLMSIVSLTIATIGIVSTGPGFTLFGLLQFGPADSGGLFGTAAEKCYILYGALIGIAFGPVQASSRSYMARSVSADEAGRYFGIYALAGRATSFLAPFLVATVTATSGSPRLGMATIILFLVGGFLILLRTPYPADNPNG
- a CDS encoding 1-acyl-sn-glycerol-3-phosphate acyltransferase; translated protein: MPLPNPLPSAQADAAAGLMDSAEGQLHPHIVDQLIAERSLNLARNPVWPFVRPLLMRAFHYRKAVRMADDVRDLSGFAAMEYLSRLLQLELVVEGLENVPAEGPVILAPSHPTGIADGIAVFDAFKARRADMVFFANRDALRVAAGFRDLVIPVEWRAGEKSHAKGRDTLEMTARAFASKRMVVLFPSGRIAYWHEGKLTERPWQSSIVALARRYACPVVPVNIRARNSGLFYFLSRFSTDLRDITVFHELLNKTGRAYKITVGKPIAAAALEGDAAAVAARLQAHTVEALAADPQAEFLA
- the lptE gene encoding LPS assembly lipoprotein LptE, whose product is MMRAVSIAVLAAVLGASAAGCTVRPLYSDAALTPGGETTNAALSSVFIKPSKTRYGQEVRNQLIFLFNGGQAQTSTPTYELELGVVAQREISTISQTTSVSEPTAATVTVYSNYTLFDAATQKPIATGSRQIASQYDIPRQEFAAYRAQRDAENRAARELAQLLSLAVAQDLARHGGR
- the leuS gene encoding leucine--tRNA ligase, which codes for MATERYNPRASEPKWQKAWDDAKLFETKNDDPRPKYYVLEMFPYPSGRIHMGHVRNYTLGDVLTRYKRAMGFNVLHPFGWDAFGLPAENAARDNKVNPREWTYANIETMKGQLRTLGFSWDWTREFATCDPSYYKQQQRLFLDFWKAGLVERKSAKVNWDPEDMTVLANEQVIDGRGWRSGALVEQRDLTQWFFKITSMSQELLDGLETLDRWPEKVKLMQSNWIGRSEGMLVRWAIANPPPGASELEVYTTRPDTIFGASFMAIAADHPLARKAAELNEDLAAFITEIKRVGTSAAELETAEKRGFDTGLRVVHPFDPSWTLPIYVANFVLMEYGTGAIFGCPSGDQRDLDFANKYGLPVVPVVMPEDAEAKTFQIIDEAYVDDGVMINSRFLDGMKPKEAFEEVARLLGEQTIGNRPQGERKVQFRLRDWLISRQRYWGCPIPVIHCDDCGSQPVPAAQLPVELPSDVSFDKPGNPLDHHPTWKHAACPKCGKDARRDTDTMDTFVDSSWYFARFVNPCDEERPTDLAHVDGPNGWLAVNQYIGGIEHAILHLLYSRFFTRMMKVTGHLNAVEEPFEGLFTQGMVVHETYKGPNGWVTPAEIRIEDVDGQRRASLLADGSPVEIGSIEKMSKSRKNVVDPDDIIASYGADTARWFMLSDSPPDRDVIWTEAGAEGAHRFLQRIWRMVSEAAPHLAGIAAAAGADSEAAAISKAAHKAVKAVGDDIEKLAFNRAVARLYELANTLQAPVASLPTTTDAAFKGALKQALEMLIVMIGPMMPHLAEECWAALGGKGMVAGQAWPQFDPALIVDNDITYPVQVNGKKRGDLTIARDADQAAVEKAALELDAVIKALDGKPPRKVIVVPQRIVNVVA
- a CDS encoding YggS family pyridoxal phosphate-dependent enzyme, whose protein sequence is MNDAVQSLAQVRQNIDAAERGAGRDPGGVTLVAVSKTFGADDIRPVIEAGQRVFGENRVQEAQAKWPGLKADFPDLELHLIGPLQSNKAKEAVALFDVIETVDREKIAAELAREIARQGRALRLYVQVNTGSEPQKAGIEPTDAVAFVKRCREVHGLAIEGLMCIPPFDENPGPHFALLEKLAREADVAKLSMGMSGDYETAIAFGATSVRVGSAIFGAR
- a CDS encoding class I SAM-dependent methyltransferase, with the protein product MAKPAIPERISWAVERLALGGHEAVLEIGCGRGVAATLVSDRLTGGRLVAIDRSSTATEATRERPENRAHAEAGRLQVLTNTLADLSGYDAAFDVAFAINVNLFWLDPARELPVIRRILKPGGRLELFYEAPSAGQADKVARLVEEKLGAQGFAVDGRLSARSPNGLIHISLRQGDE
- a CDS encoding DUF4345 family protein; its protein translation is MEFAFPWPMTSGEWRAWASAAATVLFGLVLLFAPRLSFRLLRLKTRDGKPEAIAEARSTMAGFYLGLGVCCVLLGNQPFLYNALGFSWLFAAFGRVISMLSDGGNKPFNWIALVIQLVLAALPLGFVFGVFP
- a CDS encoding F0F1 ATP synthase subunit delta, producing MATSSSPISGVAERYARSLFDLALESKSIAAVEADLGRFEALLEGSEDLKRLIYSPVFSADDQFKAIVAIADKARITGLVGNFLRVVARNRRLFVLPGIIRGFRRVAAEHRGEVAADVTSAHALTAAQQAELKAALKGVAGKEVAISLTVDPSLLGGMVVRMGSRQIDTSLKTKLNSLKLALKEVG